In a single window of the Chionomys nivalis chromosome 11, mChiNiv1.1, whole genome shotgun sequence genome:
- the Actl8 gene encoding actin-like protein 8 — protein sequence MATRTLIIDRGSGFLKASLSHWNEPWAVVQSIVNCLPCAENPGSSEASKSPQLGIGMLYHETFSYSMQLDHVMIWEGCPLLSYRKTLEFTRQELLVYLSKSLFPGTHGSSNLYLMNGAAGVQAFSWRPLRVPKHQMLSSRVVACGENGVYPGFTESLYNELC from the exons ATGGCCACAAGGACCCTCATCATTGACCGTGGGTCTGGCTTCCTGAAAGCCAGCCTGTCCCACTGGAATGAGCCATGGGCAGTTGTTCAGAGCATTGTGAACTGTTTGCCTTgtgcagagaacccaggctccAGTGAGGCCTCAAAGAGCCCTCAACTGGGCATTGGCATGCTCTACCATGAAACCTTCAGTTACTCCATGCAGCTTGACCATGTCATGATCTGGGAGG GTTGTCCCCTGCTGTCCTACAGGAAGACATTGGAGTTCACCAGGCAGGAGCTTCTGGTCTATCTTTCAAAGAGCCTGTTCCCTGGGACCCATGGCTCCTCCAACCTGTACCTGATGAATGGCGCTGCTGGGGTACAGGC ATTCTCTTGGAGGCCTTTGAGGGTCCCCAAGCACCAGATGCTCTCATCTCGTGTGGTAGCCTGTGGAGAGAACGGTGTGTATCCTGGTTTCACTGAGAGCCTGTACAACGAGCTATGTTAG